AGGAAGAGGAAACTTATGTCCCATTCTTCGCATCTCCGCTCTTTCGTAAGATTGTGCTGGCTGTAATCGGCATTGTGATGGGGCTGCAGGTCGTTGCGTGGTGGCCGCAGATCTTCTCCCTCGATGCGATCCGCTTCTTGAGGATTTCTGCGCAGTTGTCACAGTCCGAAGAGATTCAGACTTACAAGCAGTCCGTCGTCGTAGTGCGCACGGAGGATGCCAAGGGGACGGGATTCATCATATCGGAAGATGGCTGGATCGTCACCAATCGGCATGTGATTGATGGCGCAGAGCAACCCTCCGTGAGCTTGCCTAACGGTGACAGGCTGCCGGCGCGAGTGGCTGCGGTCAGTGATCAGGTGGATCTCGCCCTGCTTCAGATCGAAGCAGAAGGCCTGCCGGCCTTGCAGCTGGCCGAACACTATCATGGCGAATCCGCGCTGCCCGTCTACATCATCGGCAATCCGCTGTTCTTCGACAGGATCGTGAATCAGGGGGAGACGCTGGGGCTCATCGACTACCAGCCGCCGATGCTGGTACTTCAAGCACCTGTATACAAAGGCAACAGCGGCAGTCCCGTCATCGATGAAGCGGGACGCGTGATCGGGGTTGTATATGCTACGACTACACTGCGTTTAGACGGCAAGGATACGAAGGTCGGTTTAGCGGTACCTGTGCAATGGCTGCATGAGCTGTCATCCCAACATCAGATCATTGTCGAGTGATAAGGGGGGCTGATGAACATCCGTTCCGTTGAATCCCGGGATCGGATGGACAAGCGAGGCAGCATCACCCTTTCACCGCACCCGCGACGACGCCCTCGATGATATACCGCTGACACAGCAGATAGAAGATGATGATCGGCACGATCGCAAGGACGAGCATCGCCATCATCGCGCCCATGTCGATGGAGCCGTAACCGCCCTTAAGGTATTGGATGGCGATGGGTACGGTCTTGTATTCCGATCCGATCACGAGCAGCGGCAGCAAGTAGTCGTTCCAGATCCACATCACGTTGAGGATGGCGACGGTGATCGCGATCGGCTTCAGCAGCGGCAGGATCACCTTGAAAAAGGATTGGATCGGATTGTATCCGTCGATCATCACGGCTTCCTCGATCTCCAGCGGGATTGATTTGACGAAGCCGCTGTACAAGAAGACGGACAGTCCGGAGCCGAAGCCGAGATAGATGAAGATGATGCCGACAGGATTGTCGAGATTCAGCACATTGGCTGTCTTCGTCATCGTGAACATCACCATCTGAAAAGGCACGATCATCGAGAAAGTGAACATGTAGTACAGGGCGCTGGTCAGCCCGTTCTTCACCCGGGTTATATAATAGGCGGTCATCGCCGTGAACAAGACGATCACGGCCACCGAGCCCACGGTGATGAACAAAGAGAGACCAAAAGCCTGGAAGAACCCCGTTTTCGCCACGCCGCTTGTATAATTCGTCAAGCCGACGAAGGTCTCGCTGTTCGGCAGCTCAAAGGGCGTATCGCTGATGTAGAACCTCCCTTTGAAGGAGTTCATAAACACGATCAAGATCGGGCTGATGAACAGCGCTGCCAAGATCACCAGAACGGTAAACACAACGGGATGATTCCCCTCGGCTCGTGCAGCTTTTGCCATCAGCTTTCCACTTCCCTTCTCCGCGTAATAAGCAGCTGAGCGAGAACGATCAGTCCGACCATCAGGAAGAACACCACGGCCTTCGCCTGCCCGACGCCTTCCCAGCCCGACTTGCCGTAGAACGTATTGTAGATATCCAGCGCAAGCATCGTCGTCTTCTTCGACGGGGCGCCGGCGGTTAAGGCCAGGTTCTGGTCAAACAGCTTAAAGGAATTGGAGATCGTCAGGAACAGACAGATCGTCACCGACGGCATAACCAGCGGCAACGTGACATTCCTTAAGGTCTGCAAGCGGTTGGCGCCGTCGATGCCGGCGGCTTCGATCAGATCGCGCGGTACGTTCTGCAGCCCGGCGATATAGATAACCATCATATAACCGATTAACTGCCAATTCATCAAGATCACGAGTCCCCAGAATCCATACACCGGGCTGACGGTCAATGTGGCATCGAACCGATATAGAATCCCGTTCAATATCAGCTGCCATATGTATCCGAGGACGATTCCTCCGATCAGATTGGGCATGAAGAAAATCGTCCGAAACACATTCGTCCCCCTGATCCCGCGCGTCAGCATTAAAGCAAAGAGGAAAGCGATAAGGTTGATGGTGATCACGGATACCACAGCAAATGCCGCGGTGAACCACAGTGCCTGCAGGAAATCTGGATCAGTGAAGACATAAGCATAGTTGGCAAAGCCCACCCAGATGGCATTGGTCACCGTGGTGAACTGCGTGAAAGATAGGAATATGCCCAGCAGGAACGGGATCACGAAGGCGATCGCGAAAGCCAGCAAGGTCGGTATGGTAAAAAATAAAAAATATTTCTTCAGCTGTTTCTGCATAGTACGATGCAACTCCTATACAGCATTTGGTCACGAAATTAGATCATTGGTGCCGCTGCATGAGACCGTTGGTCTGACGAGCAAGGCGCAGTTAGACAGCTGGTCTAACGTCCAGCGGCGTCTGAAGCACATCCAGCGGCACCGATGGGGTTACTTCGCTTTTTCACTCCTCCAAGCTTCACGGACTTCTGTCACGACTTCCTCCCAGCTGAAATTGCCCTGTGCATACTCCAGCAGCGCGTTGCCGAAGAGATTCTTGAATTCCTCGCTGGGGAAGGCCGCGAAGATCCACTCGATGGACTCCTTGCCGCTCTCCAGCCAGCGGACGATCTCCCGTGCCAGCGGGTCGCTCGGCTGCTCTGACTCATCGAAGGTTTGGAACGGAGCGATGAAGCCGAGCTGGTTCACCACATAATCCTTCCCTTTGTCACTGGTGAAGAGCCATTCCAGGAACTCGATGGAGGCTTGCTGCTTCTCTTCGGATACGTTCTTATTGATGGCAAAATAGTTTTCCGTTCCAATCGCCAGCCCTTGGTTTTCCTCGCCGGCGATCCCTGTGTAGATGGGCAGGAAGCGTATATCTTCCGCCTTCACAACGTTCCCCTCTACGCCGTTGATCTGTGCCCAGGCCCAGTTTCCGTTCTGTACCATGGCCACTTGTCCGAGGGCGAACTCGGCCATGGCGTCGGCCGTCGATTTGCTGCCGAGGAGCGTGCTCTTCGTGATGGAATTGTTGAGATAGAGGTCGAAGATATTCTTGAAATTTTGATCATAACGGAATTCGATCTCATCTGCTGCCAGGGCCGTCAGCGTCGGACTATCGCCTTCCTGTGTATCCTCAAGGAATTCATAATAAAACGGAATATTCGCCAGGTGCGTCTGCCATCTCCACTGTTCGCCGGCGGCGAGGGAGGTGGAGGCGAATACGCCCTTGATGCCAAGCTCATCCTTATGCGCGGTCATATCCTCGACCAACGCCTTAAGCGCCGCGAAGTTATTCACTTCATCCATGGACTTGAACTCCGTCGCCCGATTGGGCAGCGCGAAATATTTCTCCATAATGGCGTTGTTGTAGATAATCCCATAGCCCTCGACGACATAGGGGATACCATAGACGCCGTCCCCGTCGGTTACCGCCAGCCCCTGATCCGTAAGATTCGCATACAACTCCGTATCCTTCAGATCCCGGGTATAATCCTTCCACGTCTGGTAACCGATCGGACCGTTGATCTGGAAGATCGTCGGCGCATCGTTCTTCGCGATCTCCGAGCGCAGCGTTGTCTCGTAGGTGCCGCTGGCGGCCGTGACGACTTTCACGCGAACGCCGGTTTCTTGTTCATAGTCCTTGGCGATTTGGTTATAGATCTCAGCAATCTCAGGTTTGAAATTAAGAAAATAAATCTCCCCGGCCTGCTTGTTCCCGCCGCCTTGTCCGCCTTGCTGCTTATCGCCGCCGTTGCTCTCCGCTCTGCCGCAGCCGGCGAGCAGCAGAAGCAGGGCTGCGAGGATCATAAGCAGATGCTGAGATTTTCTGCGGATTCGTTTCATGGAATTGACACCTGTCCTTTCGCGATGAGCAGCATGTGCGCTGCCTGTAGTGGGATGTTCTGACTTCGATCTGCATTGGAGTAAGAAGCGCTTGAGAAGCGCGTGAAGAGAGCTTCTGCGTATGGAACAGCCTGATCCATCGTTCCTGTATCCACCGTTAATATGGACTAAGCGATAAGCGAATATTCCAGAATGTATAAAGTCATGAAAGGTTGCGCATTAGTAAGATGAAACACCGGACATAGATGAATCACAAAAGATTAAATTTTGATGTAACGCTTATGAAGAAACATCAGTTCAATGTGAGGAGCACAGAATGCCTTATGAATGTTCATTTGGAACAGCGATTGCGGAATAAACCCTATCTCATCGATGCGATCATCGGCAATTCCCATTGGCTCTCATCGCTTGGAGCGAATGGGCGGATGTACCGCGCTTGGTGGCCGCATATCGATACGCCGCAGCTTATCGATGAGGTAAGGATCGGGTTGGTGACAGAGGAGCAGGGGAAGGTTCATTGGTTTGAGGATGAAGCTGCGGGCTGGCAGCACGAAGCGCAATATGTGGCAGGAAGCAATGTATTTCATGTACGAGCCGCATCGGCGCAGCATCCGATCGTCGTGGACAGCCTGCATTTTGCCGTGCCGGAGAGAGATCTCATCGTGAGAGAATATACGCTGACCAATAAAGGCTCGTCCCCGTTATCCGTGTCCTTGATCCTATATTCGTCGATGCAGATCGATGAGAATCCGCTCTATCAGACGACGATGTTCGAGCCGGCGGTGGATGCCCTCGTTCACTTCAAGAAACAGTATTACCTCGCTTGGGCGGGGGACCAGACGTGTGCGAAGTTCCAAGCAGGCTTGTCCTTCGAAGCTGCAGATGAGGGGCTGCAAGCACTGCGGGGCGTGGAGATCGATATGCACTCCGGCGGCGCCTGTGCATGGTCTGTGGAGACCATCGCGCCCGGGGAGTCCGTCGTGCTGCCGCTGTATCTGGCGGCAGGGCATACGCTGGAACAGGTGCTGCGCAATGTGGAGGAAGCCCGCACGAAAACGAGCGATCAATGGTATGAAGAGACTATCGTATACTGGCAGCAATATCTTGCACAAGCAGCGCCATGTCCGCTGCAGGACCCGGCTGTCTGTGAACTGTATGAGCGTTCCTTGCTCATGTTCAGTCTGATGTCCGACGGCAAGACGGGCAGCATCATCGCCGCGCCGGAGTTCGATGAGTACTTCACCCTATGCGGCGGCTACGGGTACTGTTGGGGACGGGATGCGGCTTTTATCACCACTGCCCTTGACCGCGCCGGACTGACTCATCTGACGGATAAGTTTTATGACTGGGCACTCACGGCCCAATCCCCCGATGGATCTTGGCAGCAGCGGCACTATCATGATGGAAGTCTGGCTCCGTCGTGGGGACTGCAGATCGACGAAGGGGCTTCGATCTTATGGGGGATGTATCAGCACTATGTGCATCGGCCGAGCGCCGGTTTCCTGCGCAAAGTATGGCCGGCAGTGCGTCTGGGCGCAGAATTTCTCATGAACTTCCTCGATGAGGAGACGGGACTGCCGCAGCCCAGCAGAGATCTCTGGGAAGAGCGGGAGGCCATCCATACGTACAGCGCGGCTGCGGTGTATGGAGGATTGACGGCCGCAGCGGAGTTCGCCCAATTAAACGGCGATGCGGCATCGGCTGAAAGATGGGCAGAGGCAGCTTTGCGCATCAAACAGCGCATCGATGAGCTGTGCTGGAATGAAGCAAGAGGCTGCCTGTACCGCGGTCTGCGCTTGACGGTCGATGCGGCGCAGTATGAACAAGCACTGGCCGATGGTGCCTCCGGTAAGATCGTGGAGACAGACAAGGGATATGTTAAGCATGTGCTCGATGTGGATCCCGTAGTTGACGTTAGTCTGCTGGGTGTTGCGGTTCCCTTTGACTGCATGCCGGCGGAATCGGAGAGGATGCGGCTGACCGCAGATAAGGTGGAAGAGGCTCTGACTGTCCCCGGTGTCGGCGGCATCCTGCGATATGAAGGAGATCCCTATGTCGGCGGGAATCCCTGGATCCTGACGACGCTGTGGCTTGCTCAATACCGCATTCGCACGGGGCAGCTGGACGAGGCGCGCAAGCTGATCGACTGGGCGCTCGCCCATCGCACGCGCTGCGGACTGCTGCCGGAACAAGTGGACAGAGAGACCGGCGAGACGGCCTGGGTGGTGCCGCTTACTTGGTCCCACGCGATGTTCGTCTTGGCGGTCTGGATGCTGGCAGAGGCGGAGAGGACCGGCTAGCGGCGGTCCAACCCGTGTAATCCGTCAACGTTGTCCCCAAACAGTCCGTTAATGAAGGAAGCACAAAGATGCATGTCCCGATGTTCGATCCTCCGCCTGTCTAGATTGCGGCGCTGCTGAGAGGCTTGGCGCCGGCATAGAAATTCTTTATAATTTTTATAGACTACCAGCTGTACACAGGGGAAGGATTTCACATCATGTTAGAGGTTACTTCAAGGCGAACATCGCAGGAACTGGCCAAGCAGTACCTTGGGAAAGGCATCCGTAAACCGCGGTTCAGGGAGACGAGGCGCTGGAAGATCAAGAACCGCATTCTGATGGCACTGCTGTATGCAGAGGATATCAAGATCTCAGAACTGGCGAAGAGACTCGGCGTTCACCATCGGACCGCAGCCGGCTGGATCTATGAGGGGACTATTCCCAAAGCCCAGCGCTGGCCGATGATCGAGGAGATATTGAATTTTCCTGCAGAATATATCTTCGATAAATCGCTGATCGGTCTGGACATCGACGTGCCGGAACCCTCCCGTTTCCTCGAACGGGTGTGGGGGAAGAAGGTGGTGAACCGCGTGTTGGCTGGCCTGATGAAAGTGCATGATGTATCGCCGACGGATGTCGCCAGATGGTGCAATATGGCCGGCGGTACCTTGCGCAAGTACGTGCATGAAGGTGTGGTTACAGGACGGCAAGAATACATGGACCGCTTAGCAGGCTTCTTCCGCGTGCCGCCGCATATCCTGTTCCATGAAGGACGTTCCCTGCGTGATGGAAGAAGCAAGCATAATCAAGCAGAAGGGGCTGTCCATCCAGTCAGCTATGACTGACCGGTGGACAGCCCCGCGCGTATGAGATTCCGCTTATCCGTACTTGCTATCCGTACACGGGCTCTGAGACAACAGAATCTATCGTTTGTCTTCACTTGGGCGTAGTAACCGCACGCTGTTCGTGCTTCCCCGTGCCTGAGTCGACAGATGTTCTCAGGATTCCAGCCGGCGCACCCTCGCCTCCAAGCGATCGACCCGCTGGTCGAGACGGGAAACCTGCCTCTCCAGCTGATTGAATTGCCGTTCCAATCTCTCCACGCGTTGATTGATCCCCGCGCCTATGCCGGGACCGGGTGCCGGCGGGAAGAATCCGCCGCCGATCGGGATCCGCAGCGTCTGTCCGACGTAGATCGCATTCGGATTCGTGATCCCATTCTCCCGCATCAAGGCTTCGACTGTAACGCCGAAGCGTGCAGCGATTGACCACAGGTTATCCCCGGGTCTGACCGTATAGTTCATCTTCTACCTCCTTATCATGGCTGGATAACCATTCATCATGGTGAGATAACCATGATATATATATGACCCGGACCAGCTAAGCGGTATAGGGGAACCGCCTAATCTGCTGCATCTTTGATTTCATCCATCGCCCTGATGCTTCCTAACTGCGAATAATACGATGTCCCTAATACAGAGTTCGGCCAGCGGTCCCGGTATTTGGCTGAACCATCTATGGAAGCCGTCATATATACCTCTATCAACTTCGTACCATTTCCCAAGTTCTAACCCTTTGCTTTTCAGATACTTCGCTCGTTGAAGGCTCAACCGATTCCCCCAGAGCAGACAGCAGAATCTTGACGAGTTCATCTGCCCGGATCAACGCACCGGGCTTAAAAGTGCCGTCGGAATATCCGTTCATAAGATTCATCTCGGCAATGCCTTGACATCTTCATAATACCAATCGCTCAGCTGCACATCGGTGAAGCCGGATTGCGGAACGCCTGCATAGGCGGTTCTCTGGGCATGTTCAAGGCTTAAAGTGCACAGGATGCAAGCAGCGACGAACAGACAGATCGATACAGATAAGCTCCGAATGTTGGTTGCATCATACAAGGGGACGGGAGGGTGCTGCTGTGATAATATAACCAACATTGATTAACACATATTATTTTCTTATTTAATGCGACTTAATTATTGATTTTCTAGAAATATAGTGTATTATATAAATGTGAGATGTCGGTATATGTTATTATAGTATTATTTTACCTTAACCTGAGCAGTGAACGCGATTCCTCCAACATCTCTTATTCCAAACCTCGGGAGGTTGTATGATGCTCGGTTTGATCAAATGCCGGATCTGTGATGAAGACATTGAAGTGTATGACGCGGAGAAGGTGATTATTCATTATTCGACATGCGATGTTTGCAGAGGGGAACATAGGGAGGATTCCTTTAGGGCGGATTTAGGATTTCGCGCTGATTGGAGGCAGATGCAGGATTAGAGTGTAAGCGTTTCAGGAACTGATGATCATACATAGATAACGGCATTTTGTCATAACCTGTGTCACGAGATGCTCAGCCGGCTTGCTTAGGATGCCTTAAAGCCCGGCTGAGCTGTTTTGTAGATGAAGGCTGTCAGCGGATCTGATCGACAATCCTATGAAGGAAGAAAAAACCT
The Insulibacter thermoxylanivorax DNA segment above includes these coding regions:
- a CDS encoding helix-turn-helix domain-containing protein, producing MLEVTSRRTSQELAKQYLGKGIRKPRFRETRRWKIKNRILMALLYAEDIKISELAKRLGVHHRTAAGWIYEGTIPKAQRWPMIEEILNFPAEYIFDKSLIGLDIDVPEPSRFLERVWGKKVVNRVLAGLMKVHDVSPTDVARWCNMAGGTLRKYVHEGVVTGRQEYMDRLAGFFRVPPHILFHEGRSLRDGRSKHNQAEGAVHPVSYD
- a CDS encoding carbohydrate ABC transporter permease, which produces MQKQLKKYFLFFTIPTLLAFAIAFVIPFLLGIFLSFTQFTTVTNAIWVGFANYAYVFTDPDFLQALWFTAAFAVVSVITINLIAFLFALMLTRGIRGTNVFRTIFFMPNLIGGIVLGYIWQLILNGILYRFDATLTVSPVYGFWGLVILMNWQLIGYMMVIYIAGLQNVPRDLIEAAGIDGANRLQTLRNVTLPLVMPSVTICLFLTISNSFKLFDQNLALTAGAPSKKTTMLALDIYNTFYGKSGWEGVGQAKAVVFFLMVGLIVLAQLLITRRREVES
- a CDS encoding carbohydrate ABC transporter permease, whose product is MAKAARAEGNHPVVFTVLVILAALFISPILIVFMNSFKGRFYISDTPFELPNSETFVGLTNYTSGVAKTGFFQAFGLSLFITVGSVAVIVLFTAMTAYYITRVKNGLTSALYYMFTFSMIVPFQMVMFTMTKTANVLNLDNPVGIIFIYLGFGSGLSVFLYSGFVKSIPLEIEEAVMIDGYNPIQSFFKVILPLLKPIAITVAILNVMWIWNDYLLPLLVIGSEYKTVPIAIQYLKGGYGSIDMGAMMAMLVLAIVPIIIFYLLCQRYIIEGVVAGAVKG
- a CDS encoding ABC transporter substrate-binding protein — protein: MKRIRRKSQHLLMILAALLLLLAGCGRAESNGGDKQQGGQGGGNKQAGEIYFLNFKPEIAEIYNQIAKDYEQETGVRVKVVTAASGTYETTLRSEIAKNDAPTIFQINGPIGYQTWKDYTRDLKDTELYANLTDQGLAVTDGDGVYGIPYVVEGYGIIYNNAIMEKYFALPNRATEFKSMDEVNNFAALKALVEDMTAHKDELGIKGVFASTSLAAGEQWRWQTHLANIPFYYEFLEDTQEGDSPTLTALAADEIEFRYDQNFKNIFDLYLNNSITKSTLLGSKSTADAMAEFALGQVAMVQNGNWAWAQINGVEGNVVKAEDIRFLPIYTGIAGEENQGLAIGTENYFAINKNVSEEKQQASIEFLEWLFTSDKGKDYVVNQLGFIAPFQTFDESEQPSDPLAREIVRWLESGKESIEWIFAAFPSEEFKNLFGNALLEYAQGNFSWEEVVTEVREAWRSEKAK
- a CDS encoding glycoside hydrolase family 15 protein, yielding MNVHLEQRLRNKPYLIDAIIGNSHWLSSLGANGRMYRAWWPHIDTPQLIDEVRIGLVTEEQGKVHWFEDEAAGWQHEAQYVAGSNVFHVRAASAQHPIVVDSLHFAVPERDLIVREYTLTNKGSSPLSVSLILYSSMQIDENPLYQTTMFEPAVDALVHFKKQYYLAWAGDQTCAKFQAGLSFEAADEGLQALRGVEIDMHSGGACAWSVETIAPGESVVLPLYLAAGHTLEQVLRNVEEARTKTSDQWYEETIVYWQQYLAQAAPCPLQDPAVCELYERSLLMFSLMSDGKTGSIIAAPEFDEYFTLCGGYGYCWGRDAAFITTALDRAGLTHLTDKFYDWALTAQSPDGSWQQRHYHDGSLAPSWGLQIDEGASILWGMYQHYVHRPSAGFLRKVWPAVRLGAEFLMNFLDEETGLPQPSRDLWEEREAIHTYSAAAVYGGLTAAAEFAQLNGDAASAERWAEAALRIKQRIDELCWNEARGCLYRGLRLTVDAAQYEQALADGASGKIVETDKGYVKHVLDVDPVVDVSLLGVAVPFDCMPAESERMRLTADKVEEALTVPGVGGILRYEGDPYVGGNPWILTTLWLAQYRIRTGQLDEARKLIDWALAHRTRCGLLPEQVDRETGETAWVVPLTWSHAMFVLAVWMLAEAERTG
- a CDS encoding LysM peptidoglycan-binding domain-containing protein, yielding MNYTVRPGDNLWSIAARFGVTVEALMRENGITNPNAIYVGQTLRIPIGGGFFPPAPGPGIGAGINQRVERLERQFNQLERQVSRLDQRVDRLEARVRRLES
- a CDS encoding S1C family serine protease, whose translation is MTKRDEERIDHGPESAVEVNEPADVTTEIIEDKELSNQSQDPSDEDQDQFDEGREFTEEELAQMFKEAEEEEETYVPFFASPLFRKIVLAVIGIVMGLQVVAWWPQIFSLDAIRFLRISAQLSQSEEIQTYKQSVVVVRTEDAKGTGFIISEDGWIVTNRHVIDGAEQPSVSLPNGDRLPARVAAVSDQVDLALLQIEAEGLPALQLAEHYHGESALPVYIIGNPLFFDRIVNQGETLGLIDYQPPMLVLQAPVYKGNSGSPVIDEAGRVIGVVYATTTLRLDGKDTKVGLAVPVQWLHELSSQHQIIVE